One Neodiprion pinetum isolate iyNeoPine1 chromosome 1, iyNeoPine1.2, whole genome shotgun sequence genomic window carries:
- the E23 gene encoding uncharacterized protein E23 isoform X2 — protein sequence MEELLAGLLQAPILLPPKVESSALQLVCPLESRPVQLVYRNLQVVKDKRALLRDVSGVVKPGELLAVMGPSGCGKTTLLNCLSGRVGLDGGEIWLNRERLTKRWRRRICYVQQQDVFFPDLTLRQTLEYQARLRLPDTLSHSQKMQCVDHIIEVLDLAACQDTIIGDYTKRGLSGGEKKRTSIACELLTNPSLMLLDEPTSGLDSHSAQALISRLKKYAEQEGKSIVVTVHQPSSRMFHSFNKLLLLSRGQVAYYGPTNNIGRFFSTIGLTLLPHYNPADFILEQIKGPEEVRERIVAAARAARQGIDCPLELRPDYNPSQHPLCDHLIHYHEHHITHNGNGECKDITNRGKLDMCVVINPPNHNTSSHVYSAIVKEDDGRTLWLDTQSHASSSTSSSDDDYSWHWPTSFWSQFKVLSERNFQEARPRMLSRLNWLQTVALGLLAGLLWLRLPRTEAALHDIQGWMFFSTTYWMLFAHFGALSSFPPEREVINKERLSGSYRLSAYYLAKMVGELPLTITLPAVYHIISYPMLGFHSPAVFVTLLAFLLLNTVVAQSVGFFVGACCLDLQVSITASALYTLGTQLLGGYLATAVPPWLAWARYASMVHYAYQNMQILEFGVGEPIMCAQPSKFSECKNGTTIPVSAILEGPGGAAGPGLPLWANTAVLLAFLVVFRTLGYLVLRYYRVPK from the exons ATGGAGGAATTGCTAGCTGGGTTGTTGCAGGCACCGATTCTTCTTCCACCCAA AGTGGAAAGTTCGGCGCTGCAGCTGGTATGTCCGCTGGAGTCACGTCCCGTTCAACTTGTCTACCGGAATCTCCAGGTGGTCAAGGACAAGAGGGCTCTCCTCCGCGACGTATCAGGGGTCGTCAAACCGGGAGAGCTACTCGCCGTCATGGGACCGTCAG GCTGCGGGAAAACAACGCTGCTGAATTGTTTATCCGGACGAGTTGGTCTGGACGGTGGTGAGATTTGGCTAAATCGAGAACGTCTTACGAAGAGATGGCGCCGAAGGATATGCTACGTTCAGCAACAGGACGTCTTCTTTCCGGATCTCACCTTGAGGCAAACACTCGAG TACCAGGCTCGCCTCAGGCTGCCAGACACGCTTTCACACTCTCAGAAGATGCAGTGTGTAGACCACATAATCGAGGTTCTTGACCTCGCCGCCTGCCAAGACACAA TTATTGGAGACTACACGAAACGAGGCCTTTCCGGCGGCGAGAAGAAGAGGACAAGCATCGCCTGCGAACTTCTCACCAATCCTTCTTTAATGCTCCTCGAc GAGCCCACGAGCGGACTCGACTCCCATTCGGCCCAGGCTCTGATCTCCCGGTTGAAGAAGTACGCCGAACAAGAAGGAAAGAGCATCGTCGTCACGGTCCATCAGCCCAGTTCGCGAATGTTTCACAGCTTCAACAAGCTGCTCCTACTCAGCAGAGGCCAGGTAGCATACTACGGGCCGACGAACAACATCGGCAGATTTTTCTCCACCATCGGCCTCACCTTACTCCCGCATTACAACCCCGCCGACTTCATAC TCGAACAAATAAAGGGACCGGAAGAGGTTCGAGAGAGGATAGTGGCTGCGGCTAGGGCGGCGAGGCAGGGAATCGACTGCCCGTTGGAACTTCGACCAGACTACAACCCCAGCCAGCATCCGCTCTGCGATCACCTGATCCATTATCACGAGCACCATATCACCCACAATG GAAACGGAGAATGCAAGGACATTACGAACCGAGGAAAACTGGATATGTGTGTGGTCATTAACCCCCCGAACCACAACACCAGCAGTCACGTTTACAGCGCGATCG TAAAGGAGGATGACGGAAGGACCCTTTGGCTCGATACCCAAAGTCACGCGAGTAGCAGCACAAGTTCTTCGGACGACGATTACTCCTGGCACTGGCCAACGAGCTTTTGGTCTCAGTTCAAA GTACTGTCTGAGCGGAACTTCCAAGAGGCCAGACCCAGGATGCTGTCCCGGCTGAACTGGCTCCAGACAGTAGCGTTGGGTCTTTTGGCGGGTCTCCTTTGGCTTCGCCTTCCAAGAACAGAGGCCGCCCTCCACGACATCCAGGGATGGATGTTCTTCAGCACAACTTACTGGATGCTGTTCGCCCACTTCGGAGCGCTCTCTAGCT TCCCTCCCGAACGCGAGGTAATCAACAAGGAGCGTCTCTCGGGATCGTATCGCCTCTCGGCTTATTACCTCGCCAAAATGGTCGGCGAGTTACCGTTGACAATCACACTTCCGGCGGTTTATCACATAATCAGTTATCCAATGCTGGGTTTTCACAGTCCGGCTGTGTTCGTCACTCTTCTGGCGTTTCTCCTGCTGAACACGGTCGTCGCCCAG AGCGTGGGCTTCTTCGTGGGCGCCTGCTGCCTCGACCTCCAAGTCAGCATAACGGCATCGGCGCTCTACACTCTGGGGACGCAATTACTTGGCGGGTATCTCGCCACCGCTGTACCCCCGTGGCTCGCCTGGGCGAGATACGCCAGCATGGTTCACTACGCCTATCAGAATATGCAGATACTCGAGTTCGGCGTCGGGGAGCCAATCAT GTGTGCCCAACCGAGCAAGTTTTCCGAGTGCAAGAACGGAACGACGATACCGGTATCGGCGATCTTAGAGGGACCGGGCGGTGCTGCCGGTCCTGGGTTGCCGTTGTGGGCAAACACTGCGGTTCTACTAGCATTCTTAGTCGTATTCAGGACGCTAGGATACCTAGTTCTACGTTATTATCGCGTACCCAAGTGA
- the E23 gene encoding uncharacterized protein E23 isoform X1, producing the protein MIISKDLFLLGDQDYLRLPSNEKRQQRAMGRPAVVNTPRVESSALQLVCPLESRPVQLVYRNLQVVKDKRALLRDVSGVVKPGELLAVMGPSGCGKTTLLNCLSGRVGLDGGEIWLNRERLTKRWRRRICYVQQQDVFFPDLTLRQTLEYQARLRLPDTLSHSQKMQCVDHIIEVLDLAACQDTIIGDYTKRGLSGGEKKRTSIACELLTNPSLMLLDEPTSGLDSHSAQALISRLKKYAEQEGKSIVVTVHQPSSRMFHSFNKLLLLSRGQVAYYGPTNNIGRFFSTIGLTLLPHYNPADFILEQIKGPEEVRERIVAAARAARQGIDCPLELRPDYNPSQHPLCDHLIHYHEHHITHNGNGECKDITNRGKLDMCVVINPPNHNTSSHVYSAIVKEDDGRTLWLDTQSHASSSTSSSDDDYSWHWPTSFWSQFKVLSERNFQEARPRMLSRLNWLQTVALGLLAGLLWLRLPRTEAALHDIQGWMFFSTTYWMLFAHFGALSSFPPEREVINKERLSGSYRLSAYYLAKMVGELPLTITLPAVYHIISYPMLGFHSPAVFVTLLAFLLLNTVVAQSVGFFVGACCLDLQVSITASALYTLGTQLLGGYLATAVPPWLAWARYASMVHYAYQNMQILEFGVGEPIMCAQPSKFSECKNGTTIPVSAILEGPGGAAGPGLPLWANTAVLLAFLVVFRTLGYLVLRYYRVPK; encoded by the exons AGTGGAAAGTTCGGCGCTGCAGCTGGTATGTCCGCTGGAGTCACGTCCCGTTCAACTTGTCTACCGGAATCTCCAGGTGGTCAAGGACAAGAGGGCTCTCCTCCGCGACGTATCAGGGGTCGTCAAACCGGGAGAGCTACTCGCCGTCATGGGACCGTCAG GCTGCGGGAAAACAACGCTGCTGAATTGTTTATCCGGACGAGTTGGTCTGGACGGTGGTGAGATTTGGCTAAATCGAGAACGTCTTACGAAGAGATGGCGCCGAAGGATATGCTACGTTCAGCAACAGGACGTCTTCTTTCCGGATCTCACCTTGAGGCAAACACTCGAG TACCAGGCTCGCCTCAGGCTGCCAGACACGCTTTCACACTCTCAGAAGATGCAGTGTGTAGACCACATAATCGAGGTTCTTGACCTCGCCGCCTGCCAAGACACAA TTATTGGAGACTACACGAAACGAGGCCTTTCCGGCGGCGAGAAGAAGAGGACAAGCATCGCCTGCGAACTTCTCACCAATCCTTCTTTAATGCTCCTCGAc GAGCCCACGAGCGGACTCGACTCCCATTCGGCCCAGGCTCTGATCTCCCGGTTGAAGAAGTACGCCGAACAAGAAGGAAAGAGCATCGTCGTCACGGTCCATCAGCCCAGTTCGCGAATGTTTCACAGCTTCAACAAGCTGCTCCTACTCAGCAGAGGCCAGGTAGCATACTACGGGCCGACGAACAACATCGGCAGATTTTTCTCCACCATCGGCCTCACCTTACTCCCGCATTACAACCCCGCCGACTTCATAC TCGAACAAATAAAGGGACCGGAAGAGGTTCGAGAGAGGATAGTGGCTGCGGCTAGGGCGGCGAGGCAGGGAATCGACTGCCCGTTGGAACTTCGACCAGACTACAACCCCAGCCAGCATCCGCTCTGCGATCACCTGATCCATTATCACGAGCACCATATCACCCACAATG GAAACGGAGAATGCAAGGACATTACGAACCGAGGAAAACTGGATATGTGTGTGGTCATTAACCCCCCGAACCACAACACCAGCAGTCACGTTTACAGCGCGATCG TAAAGGAGGATGACGGAAGGACCCTTTGGCTCGATACCCAAAGTCACGCGAGTAGCAGCACAAGTTCTTCGGACGACGATTACTCCTGGCACTGGCCAACGAGCTTTTGGTCTCAGTTCAAA GTACTGTCTGAGCGGAACTTCCAAGAGGCCAGACCCAGGATGCTGTCCCGGCTGAACTGGCTCCAGACAGTAGCGTTGGGTCTTTTGGCGGGTCTCCTTTGGCTTCGCCTTCCAAGAACAGAGGCCGCCCTCCACGACATCCAGGGATGGATGTTCTTCAGCACAACTTACTGGATGCTGTTCGCCCACTTCGGAGCGCTCTCTAGCT TCCCTCCCGAACGCGAGGTAATCAACAAGGAGCGTCTCTCGGGATCGTATCGCCTCTCGGCTTATTACCTCGCCAAAATGGTCGGCGAGTTACCGTTGACAATCACACTTCCGGCGGTTTATCACATAATCAGTTATCCAATGCTGGGTTTTCACAGTCCGGCTGTGTTCGTCACTCTTCTGGCGTTTCTCCTGCTGAACACGGTCGTCGCCCAG AGCGTGGGCTTCTTCGTGGGCGCCTGCTGCCTCGACCTCCAAGTCAGCATAACGGCATCGGCGCTCTACACTCTGGGGACGCAATTACTTGGCGGGTATCTCGCCACCGCTGTACCCCCGTGGCTCGCCTGGGCGAGATACGCCAGCATGGTTCACTACGCCTATCAGAATATGCAGATACTCGAGTTCGGCGTCGGGGAGCCAATCAT GTGTGCCCAACCGAGCAAGTTTTCCGAGTGCAAGAACGGAACGACGATACCGGTATCGGCGATCTTAGAGGGACCGGGCGGTGCTGCCGGTCCTGGGTTGCCGTTGTGGGCAAACACTGCGGTTCTACTAGCATTCTTAGTCGTATTCAGGACGCTAGGATACCTAGTTCTACGTTATTATCGCGTACCCAAGTGA
- the E23 gene encoding uncharacterized protein E23 isoform X3: MIISKDLFLLGDQDYLRLPSNEKRQQRAMGRPAVVNTPRVESSALQLVCPLESRPVQLVYRNLQVVKDKRALLRDVSGVVKPGELLAVMGPSGCGKTTLLNCLSGRVGLDGGEIWLNRERLTKRWRRRICYVQQQDVFFPDLTLRQTLEYQARLRLPDTLSHSQKMQCVDHIIEVLDLAACQDTIIGDYTKRGLSGGEKKRTSIACELLTNPSLMLLDEPTSGLDSHSAQALISRLKKYAEQEGKSIVVTVHQPSSRMFHSFNKLLLLSRGQVAYYGPTNNIGRFFSTIGLTLLPHYNPADFILEQIKGPEEVRERIVAAARAARQGIDCPLELRPDYNPSQHPLCDHLIHYHEHHITHNVKEDDGRTLWLDTQSHASSSTSSSDDDYSWHWPTSFWSQFKVLSERNFQEARPRMLSRLNWLQTVALGLLAGLLWLRLPRTEAALHDIQGWMFFSTTYWMLFAHFGALSSFPPEREVINKERLSGSYRLSAYYLAKMVGELPLTITLPAVYHIISYPMLGFHSPAVFVTLLAFLLLNTVVAQSVGFFVGACCLDLQVSITASALYTLGTQLLGGYLATAVPPWLAWARYASMVHYAYQNMQILEFGVGEPIMCAQPSKFSECKNGTTIPVSAILEGPGGAAGPGLPLWANTAVLLAFLVVFRTLGYLVLRYYRVPK; encoded by the exons AGTGGAAAGTTCGGCGCTGCAGCTGGTATGTCCGCTGGAGTCACGTCCCGTTCAACTTGTCTACCGGAATCTCCAGGTGGTCAAGGACAAGAGGGCTCTCCTCCGCGACGTATCAGGGGTCGTCAAACCGGGAGAGCTACTCGCCGTCATGGGACCGTCAG GCTGCGGGAAAACAACGCTGCTGAATTGTTTATCCGGACGAGTTGGTCTGGACGGTGGTGAGATTTGGCTAAATCGAGAACGTCTTACGAAGAGATGGCGCCGAAGGATATGCTACGTTCAGCAACAGGACGTCTTCTTTCCGGATCTCACCTTGAGGCAAACACTCGAG TACCAGGCTCGCCTCAGGCTGCCAGACACGCTTTCACACTCTCAGAAGATGCAGTGTGTAGACCACATAATCGAGGTTCTTGACCTCGCCGCCTGCCAAGACACAA TTATTGGAGACTACACGAAACGAGGCCTTTCCGGCGGCGAGAAGAAGAGGACAAGCATCGCCTGCGAACTTCTCACCAATCCTTCTTTAATGCTCCTCGAc GAGCCCACGAGCGGACTCGACTCCCATTCGGCCCAGGCTCTGATCTCCCGGTTGAAGAAGTACGCCGAACAAGAAGGAAAGAGCATCGTCGTCACGGTCCATCAGCCCAGTTCGCGAATGTTTCACAGCTTCAACAAGCTGCTCCTACTCAGCAGAGGCCAGGTAGCATACTACGGGCCGACGAACAACATCGGCAGATTTTTCTCCACCATCGGCCTCACCTTACTCCCGCATTACAACCCCGCCGACTTCATAC TCGAACAAATAAAGGGACCGGAAGAGGTTCGAGAGAGGATAGTGGCTGCGGCTAGGGCGGCGAGGCAGGGAATCGACTGCCCGTTGGAACTTCGACCAGACTACAACCCCAGCCAGCATCCGCTCTGCGATCACCTGATCCATTATCACGAGCACCATATCACCCACAATG TAAAGGAGGATGACGGAAGGACCCTTTGGCTCGATACCCAAAGTCACGCGAGTAGCAGCACAAGTTCTTCGGACGACGATTACTCCTGGCACTGGCCAACGAGCTTTTGGTCTCAGTTCAAA GTACTGTCTGAGCGGAACTTCCAAGAGGCCAGACCCAGGATGCTGTCCCGGCTGAACTGGCTCCAGACAGTAGCGTTGGGTCTTTTGGCGGGTCTCCTTTGGCTTCGCCTTCCAAGAACAGAGGCCGCCCTCCACGACATCCAGGGATGGATGTTCTTCAGCACAACTTACTGGATGCTGTTCGCCCACTTCGGAGCGCTCTCTAGCT TCCCTCCCGAACGCGAGGTAATCAACAAGGAGCGTCTCTCGGGATCGTATCGCCTCTCGGCTTATTACCTCGCCAAAATGGTCGGCGAGTTACCGTTGACAATCACACTTCCGGCGGTTTATCACATAATCAGTTATCCAATGCTGGGTTTTCACAGTCCGGCTGTGTTCGTCACTCTTCTGGCGTTTCTCCTGCTGAACACGGTCGTCGCCCAG AGCGTGGGCTTCTTCGTGGGCGCCTGCTGCCTCGACCTCCAAGTCAGCATAACGGCATCGGCGCTCTACACTCTGGGGACGCAATTACTTGGCGGGTATCTCGCCACCGCTGTACCCCCGTGGCTCGCCTGGGCGAGATACGCCAGCATGGTTCACTACGCCTATCAGAATATGCAGATACTCGAGTTCGGCGTCGGGGAGCCAATCAT GTGTGCCCAACCGAGCAAGTTTTCCGAGTGCAAGAACGGAACGACGATACCGGTATCGGCGATCTTAGAGGGACCGGGCGGTGCTGCCGGTCCTGGGTTGCCGTTGTGGGCAAACACTGCGGTTCTACTAGCATTCTTAGTCGTATTCAGGACGCTAGGATACCTAGTTCTACGTTATTATCGCGTACCCAAGTGA
- the E23 gene encoding uncharacterized protein E23 isoform X4, which yields MGPSGCGKTTLLNCLSGRVGLDGGEIWLNRERLTKRWRRRICYVQQQDVFFPDLTLRQTLEYQARLRLPDTLSHSQKMQCVDHIIEVLDLAACQDTIIGDYTKRGLSGGEKKRTSIACELLTNPSLMLLDEPTSGLDSHSAQALISRLKKYAEQEGKSIVVTVHQPSSRMFHSFNKLLLLSRGQVAYYGPTNNIGRFFSTIGLTLLPHYNPADFILEQIKGPEEVRERIVAAARAARQGIDCPLELRPDYNPSQHPLCDHLIHYHEHHITHNGNGECKDITNRGKLDMCVVINPPNHNTSSHVYSAIVKEDDGRTLWLDTQSHASSSTSSSDDDYSWHWPTSFWSQFKVLSERNFQEARPRMLSRLNWLQTVALGLLAGLLWLRLPRTEAALHDIQGWMFFSTTYWMLFAHFGALSSFPPEREVINKERLSGSYRLSAYYLAKMVGELPLTITLPAVYHIISYPMLGFHSPAVFVTLLAFLLLNTVVAQSVGFFVGACCLDLQVSITASALYTLGTQLLGGYLATAVPPWLAWARYASMVHYAYQNMQILEFGVGEPIMCAQPSKFSECKNGTTIPVSAILEGPGGAAGPGLPLWANTAVLLAFLVVFRTLGYLVLRYYRVPK from the exons ATGGGACCGTCAG GCTGCGGGAAAACAACGCTGCTGAATTGTTTATCCGGACGAGTTGGTCTGGACGGTGGTGAGATTTGGCTAAATCGAGAACGTCTTACGAAGAGATGGCGCCGAAGGATATGCTACGTTCAGCAACAGGACGTCTTCTTTCCGGATCTCACCTTGAGGCAAACACTCGAG TACCAGGCTCGCCTCAGGCTGCCAGACACGCTTTCACACTCTCAGAAGATGCAGTGTGTAGACCACATAATCGAGGTTCTTGACCTCGCCGCCTGCCAAGACACAA TTATTGGAGACTACACGAAACGAGGCCTTTCCGGCGGCGAGAAGAAGAGGACAAGCATCGCCTGCGAACTTCTCACCAATCCTTCTTTAATGCTCCTCGAc GAGCCCACGAGCGGACTCGACTCCCATTCGGCCCAGGCTCTGATCTCCCGGTTGAAGAAGTACGCCGAACAAGAAGGAAAGAGCATCGTCGTCACGGTCCATCAGCCCAGTTCGCGAATGTTTCACAGCTTCAACAAGCTGCTCCTACTCAGCAGAGGCCAGGTAGCATACTACGGGCCGACGAACAACATCGGCAGATTTTTCTCCACCATCGGCCTCACCTTACTCCCGCATTACAACCCCGCCGACTTCATAC TCGAACAAATAAAGGGACCGGAAGAGGTTCGAGAGAGGATAGTGGCTGCGGCTAGGGCGGCGAGGCAGGGAATCGACTGCCCGTTGGAACTTCGACCAGACTACAACCCCAGCCAGCATCCGCTCTGCGATCACCTGATCCATTATCACGAGCACCATATCACCCACAATG GAAACGGAGAATGCAAGGACATTACGAACCGAGGAAAACTGGATATGTGTGTGGTCATTAACCCCCCGAACCACAACACCAGCAGTCACGTTTACAGCGCGATCG TAAAGGAGGATGACGGAAGGACCCTTTGGCTCGATACCCAAAGTCACGCGAGTAGCAGCACAAGTTCTTCGGACGACGATTACTCCTGGCACTGGCCAACGAGCTTTTGGTCTCAGTTCAAA GTACTGTCTGAGCGGAACTTCCAAGAGGCCAGACCCAGGATGCTGTCCCGGCTGAACTGGCTCCAGACAGTAGCGTTGGGTCTTTTGGCGGGTCTCCTTTGGCTTCGCCTTCCAAGAACAGAGGCCGCCCTCCACGACATCCAGGGATGGATGTTCTTCAGCACAACTTACTGGATGCTGTTCGCCCACTTCGGAGCGCTCTCTAGCT TCCCTCCCGAACGCGAGGTAATCAACAAGGAGCGTCTCTCGGGATCGTATCGCCTCTCGGCTTATTACCTCGCCAAAATGGTCGGCGAGTTACCGTTGACAATCACACTTCCGGCGGTTTATCACATAATCAGTTATCCAATGCTGGGTTTTCACAGTCCGGCTGTGTTCGTCACTCTTCTGGCGTTTCTCCTGCTGAACACGGTCGTCGCCCAG AGCGTGGGCTTCTTCGTGGGCGCCTGCTGCCTCGACCTCCAAGTCAGCATAACGGCATCGGCGCTCTACACTCTGGGGACGCAATTACTTGGCGGGTATCTCGCCACCGCTGTACCCCCGTGGCTCGCCTGGGCGAGATACGCCAGCATGGTTCACTACGCCTATCAGAATATGCAGATACTCGAGTTCGGCGTCGGGGAGCCAATCAT GTGTGCCCAACCGAGCAAGTTTTCCGAGTGCAAGAACGGAACGACGATACCGGTATCGGCGATCTTAGAGGGACCGGGCGGTGCTGCCGGTCCTGGGTTGCCGTTGTGGGCAAACACTGCGGTTCTACTAGCATTCTTAGTCGTATTCAGGACGCTAGGATACCTAGTTCTACGTTATTATCGCGTACCCAAGTGA